Proteins from one Microbacterium proteolyticum genomic window:
- a CDS encoding WxL protein peptidoglycan domain-containing protein, which yields MNNFPRLLAATLAPLLAAAAALVGVPAAASAATDDVTWTVRTASNSLGADRTNFSYALNPGAHLDDGIVVANRGTETVELDVYAADGYTTSTGALDLRLAAEAPVGVGKWIVVPEHHVSVPAGQTVEVPFTVDIPADATPGDYAGGVVTSLTVADQSANVNVDRRLGIRTGIRVGGDLAPALTVEGLGVDWDGGLVPFLFGDATVHYSLHNTGNVSLTAGEADAVAGPFGWGEVTAAPGEPAPTLLPGESWQRDVRVPAVAAMGLVWASVTATPTVTDASGSTSDLDPVTASAMGWAVPWPILVALLLIVAAAVFGPRWLRARRRRRQAAEDARVAEAVARSLAEKEEVGAPTA from the coding sequence ATGAACAACTTCCCCCGTCTCCTCGCTGCGACTCTCGCGCCGCTCCTCGCCGCCGCCGCCGCTCTGGTCGGCGTGCCCGCGGCGGCATCCGCGGCCACCGACGACGTCACGTGGACCGTGCGCACCGCCTCGAACTCGCTGGGCGCCGACCGCACGAACTTCTCATACGCACTGAACCCCGGCGCGCACCTCGACGACGGCATCGTCGTCGCCAACCGCGGGACCGAGACCGTCGAGCTCGACGTCTACGCCGCCGACGGCTACACGACCTCCACCGGCGCCCTCGATCTGCGGCTCGCCGCCGAGGCACCCGTGGGCGTGGGCAAATGGATCGTCGTCCCCGAGCACCACGTCTCGGTGCCCGCCGGGCAGACCGTCGAGGTGCCGTTCACCGTCGACATCCCCGCCGACGCGACCCCCGGCGATTACGCCGGTGGCGTGGTGACCTCGCTCACCGTGGCCGACCAGTCCGCGAACGTCAACGTCGACCGTCGCCTCGGCATCCGCACCGGCATCCGGGTCGGCGGCGATCTGGCCCCGGCCCTGACGGTCGAGGGACTCGGCGTCGACTGGGACGGCGGCCTCGTGCCCTTCCTCTTCGGTGACGCGACGGTGCACTACAGCCTGCACAACACCGGCAACGTCTCGCTCACCGCCGGGGAGGCCGACGCCGTCGCCGGTCCGTTCGGGTGGGGTGAGGTGACGGCGGCTCCCGGTGAGCCCGCGCCGACGCTGCTCCCCGGCGAGTCCTGGCAGCGGGACGTCCGGGTGCCCGCGGTGGCCGCGATGGGACTCGTGTGGGCGTCGGTGACGGCCACCCCCACGGTGACGGATGCCTCGGGCTCCACCTCCGACCTCGACCCGGTGACCGCGTCAGCGATGGGGTGGGCCGTTCCGTGGCCGATCCTCGTCGCGCTCCTGCTGATCGTCGCGGCTGCGGTCTTCGGCCCGCGCTGGCTGCGCGCTCGCCGCCGTCGTCGTCAGGCGGCCGAGGACGCCCGCGTCGCCGAGGCGGTGGCGCGCTCCCTGGCCGA
- a CDS encoding purple acid phosphatase family protein, which produces MFLTASTSHGALTRRRVSWIATAAVGASLVLTGVATVPAAMADTSATLSGVILGVGADESQRIVTWYSSADTTQTVQVAPTSTLVNGQFPATATTFSASGTANIASSGGYNRHSTITGLAENTAYSYRVGSDGNWSSTYAFKTQSFEGDYDFLFFGDPQIGSSGDLAKDQAGWQDTMNVAVNANPNAELLVSGGDQVETANTEAQWTSFLAPDQLRQYPWVATIGNHDVGGKAYEQHLYTPNTDRSAAYYRKGASSTGTESGGDYWFIYKDTLFIDLNSNSYSTSQGGGGDDAHVAYVTDVVNKHGAEAKYTVLVYHHAIYSPADHAKDADNKIRRVDFPTTFSKLGVDLVLQGHDHSYSRSYEIKNGAKANPAEQPGQDEVFEGPGGVVYVTANSSSGSKYYDITAPDNSGTSGAGNGADPLNPSSYWYNSVQNQEHVRTYVKVQVQKDQLVVQNIRSGNCQAPNAAVERGNVLWCGPDNGTKPAEAIGSIQDEVTIHPNHGDGQDIQVDVPTGAPGEFGWTINGHNGLVDLGTAEEKNFQYFEATGQINPITVTDTRASKAAWSISASVGDFVDGQKTFSGTYLGWTPKVVTPGAGAVAGDAVGSGYDGGDGLSTSRSLSSAPMGHDRGAGVVGADLDLKIPNTIDKGSYRATLTLTALAG; this is translated from the coding sequence ATGTTCCTCACCGCATCGACGTCGCACGGGGCGCTCACGCGTCGTCGTGTCTCGTGGATCGCAACGGCCGCCGTCGGCGCCTCGCTCGTTCTTACGGGCGTGGCGACGGTTCCGGCCGCGATGGCCGACACGTCGGCCACCCTCTCCGGCGTCATCCTCGGCGTCGGAGCCGACGAATCGCAGCGCATCGTCACCTGGTACTCCTCGGCCGACACCACCCAGACGGTGCAGGTCGCCCCGACCTCGACGCTCGTGAACGGGCAGTTCCCCGCCACGGCGACGACGTTCTCGGCATCCGGGACCGCGAACATCGCCTCCAGCGGCGGCTACAACCGCCACTCGACCATCACGGGCCTCGCCGAGAACACGGCGTACTCGTACCGCGTGGGCTCCGACGGCAACTGGTCGTCGACCTACGCGTTCAAGACGCAGTCGTTCGAGGGCGACTACGACTTCCTGTTCTTCGGCGACCCCCAGATCGGTTCGTCCGGCGACCTGGCCAAGGACCAGGCCGGCTGGCAGGACACGATGAACGTCGCCGTGAACGCCAACCCGAACGCGGAGCTGCTCGTCTCGGGCGGCGACCAGGTCGAGACGGCCAACACCGAGGCGCAGTGGACCTCGTTCCTCGCGCCCGATCAGCTCCGTCAGTACCCCTGGGTCGCCACGATCGGCAACCACGACGTGGGCGGCAAGGCGTACGAGCAGCACCTCTACACGCCGAACACCGACCGCTCGGCCGCGTACTACCGGAAGGGTGCGTCCAGCACCGGCACCGAGTCCGGTGGCGACTACTGGTTCATCTACAAGGACACGCTGTTCATCGACCTGAACAGCAACAGCTACTCCACCTCCCAGGGCGGCGGCGGCGACGACGCGCACGTGGCGTACGTCACCGACGTCGTGAACAAGCACGGCGCCGAGGCGAAGTACACCGTCCTCGTGTACCACCACGCGATCTACTCGCCGGCCGACCACGCGAAGGACGCCGACAACAAGATCCGTCGCGTCGACTTCCCGACGACGTTCTCGAAGCTCGGCGTCGACCTCGTCCTCCAGGGTCACGACCACAGCTACTCGCGTTCGTACGAGATCAAGAACGGCGCCAAGGCCAACCCCGCCGAGCAGCCCGGCCAGGACGAGGTGTTCGAGGGCCCCGGCGGCGTCGTCTACGTCACGGCGAACTCGTCCTCGGGCTCGAAGTACTACGACATCACCGCGCCCGACAACAGCGGCACGAGCGGTGCCGGGAACGGCGCCGACCCGCTGAACCCGAGCAGCTACTGGTACAACTCGGTGCAGAACCAGGAGCACGTCCGCACGTACGTGAAGGTCCAGGTGCAGAAGGACCAGCTCGTCGTGCAGAACATCCGCTCGGGCAACTGCCAGGCCCCGAACGCGGCCGTCGAGCGCGGCAACGTCCTGTGGTGCGGCCCCGACAACGGCACCAAGCCGGCCGAGGCCATCGGCTCCATCCAGGACGAGGTCACCATCCACCCGAACCACGGCGACGGCCAGGACATCCAGGTCGACGTCCCCACGGGCGCTCCCGGTGAGTTCGGCTGGACCATCAACGGTCACAACGGTCTCGTCGACCTCGGCACGGCGGAGGAGAAGAACTTCCAGTACTTCGAGGCCACCGGTCAGATCAACCCGATCACGGTCACCGACACGCGCGCCAGCAAGGCCGCGTGGTCGATCTCGGCCTCGGTGGGCGACTTCGTCGACGGTCAGAAGACCTTCTCCGGCACCTACCTCGGCTGGACGCCCAAGGTCGTCACGCCGGGTGCCGGCGCCGTCGCGGGTGACGCTGTGGGCTCGGGCTACGACGGGGGCGACGGCCTGTCGACCTCGCGCTCGCTCAGCTCGGCTCCCATGGGCCACGACCGCGGTGCCGGTGTCGTCGGCGCCGACCTCGACCTGAAGATCCCGAACACGATCGACAAGGGTAGCTACCGCGCGACCCTGACCCTCACCGCGCTGGCCGGCTGA
- a CDS encoding HupE/UreJ family protein, which translates to MSAVFRRVLRVLLVGAGVLAVLFSATPAQAHGMSSVAFADLSSGGTGVVRAQLQLEYDLLVVSAADAAQDDPLFQAGTAAFEAGDAAQQVAALEQYRDDVASYVGRHFRIAGDGGGCTPTLADGITMTQQEGVPYAVLEVDYACPPSENGHEVVSTLFPDDEGFVTDTKTILTYALDIHEGSTVLDAEHPSFTTAQSTLERFWEFFRLGAEHLLTGIDHILFLLALIVGSRRLREVVIAATTFTLAHSVTFILAATGLVAAPAEIVEPTIALSIAVVGAWYLWRLWRGGKVDQDLSHAHGFLRLDRAGWLRVGVVFLFGLVHGLGFASALGIDEPWSWTLLWSLLVFNIGIEAVQIGIIVVVFPLLVLLRRRYPRIGMWASGLLAVVVTVAGLIWFVQRILGIE; encoded by the coding sequence ATGTCTGCAGTGTTCCGACGCGTCCTGCGCGTCCTCCTCGTCGGCGCGGGCGTGCTCGCGGTGCTGTTCTCGGCGACGCCCGCGCAGGCGCACGGGATGTCGTCCGTCGCCTTCGCCGATCTGTCCAGCGGCGGCACGGGGGTGGTGCGGGCCCAGCTCCAGCTCGAGTACGACCTCCTCGTCGTGTCCGCCGCCGATGCGGCGCAGGACGACCCGTTGTTCCAGGCGGGGACGGCGGCGTTCGAGGCCGGGGACGCGGCGCAGCAGGTCGCCGCCCTCGAGCAGTACCGCGACGACGTGGCGAGCTATGTCGGGCGGCACTTCCGCATCGCCGGGGACGGCGGGGGCTGCACGCCCACGCTCGCCGACGGCATCACGATGACGCAGCAGGAGGGGGTGCCCTACGCCGTCCTCGAGGTCGACTACGCGTGTCCGCCGTCCGAGAACGGACACGAGGTCGTCTCCACCCTGTTCCCCGACGACGAGGGCTTCGTCACCGACACCAAGACGATCCTCACGTACGCGCTCGACATCCACGAGGGGAGCACGGTCCTGGATGCCGAGCACCCGTCGTTCACCACGGCGCAGTCGACCCTCGAGCGCTTCTGGGAGTTCTTCCGGCTCGGCGCCGAGCATCTGCTCACCGGGATCGACCACATCCTGTTCCTGCTCGCCCTGATCGTCGGATCGCGGCGGCTCCGCGAGGTCGTCATCGCCGCGACGACGTTCACGCTGGCGCACTCGGTGACCTTCATCCTGGCCGCCACGGGTCTCGTGGCCGCCCCCGCGGAGATCGTCGAACCCACGATCGCGCTGTCCATCGCCGTCGTCGGCGCCTGGTACCTGTGGCGACTCTGGCGCGGGGGCAAGGTCGATCAGGACCTCTCGCACGCGCACGGATTCCTCCGACTCGACCGCGCCGGCTGGCTGCGCGTGGGCGTGGTGTTCCTGTTCGGCCTCGTGCACGGCCTCGGCTTCGCGTCCGCGCTCGGCATCGACGAACCCTGGTCGTGGACGCTGCTGTGGTCGCTGCTGGTGTTCAACATCGGCATCGAGGCGGTGCAGATCGGCATCATCGTCGTCGTCTTCCCGCTGCTCGTCCTGCTGCGCCGCCGCTACCCCCGCATCGGGATGTGGGCGAGCGGCCTGCTCGCCGTCGTGGTGACCGTGGCCGGGCTGATCTGGTTCGTGCAGCGCATCCTCGGCATCGAGTGA